The Solanum pennellii chromosome 11, SPENNV200 genome contains a region encoding:
- the LOC107004704 gene encoding GDSL esterase/lipase At5g33370-like translates to MATPTIILSILLIFGVAICQSEARAFFVFGDSLVDSGNNNYLATTARADSPPYGIDYPTRRATGRFSNGYNIPDIISQQIGSSESPLPYLDPALTGQRLLVGANFASAGIGILNDTGIQFINIIRMPQQLAYFRQYQSRVSGLIGEANTQRLVNQALVLMTLGGNDFVNNYYLVPNSARSRQFSIQDYVPYLITEYRKILMNVYNLGARRVIVTGTGPLGCVPAELAQRSRNGECSPELQRAAGLFNPQLTQMLQGLNSELGSNVFIAANTQQMHTNFINNPQAYGFITSKVACCGQGPYNGLGLCTPLSNLCPNRDVYAFWDPFHPSERANKIIVQQIMSGTTEFMNPMNLSTILAMDSQA, encoded by the exons atggCCACACCTACTATTATTTTGAgcattttgttgatttttggaGTGGCTATTTGTCAAAGTGAAGCTAGGGCATTTTTTGTGTTTGGTGATTCACTTGTTGATAGtggaaataataattatttggCTACTACTGCAAGGGCTGATTCACCACCTTATGGTATTGATTATCCAACACGTAGAGCAACTGGTCGTTTCTCTAATGGCTACAACATTCCTGACATTATCA gtCAACAAATTGGTTCATCAGAATCACCACTACCTTACTTAGATCCAGCTCTTACTGGACAAAGACTTCTTGTTGGTGCTAACTTTGCATCTGCTGGAATTGGAATACTAAATGACACTGGAATCCAATTT ATTAATATTATTCGAATGCCACAACAATTGGCTTATTTTAGACAATATCAAAGTAGAGTAAGTGGCCTTATTGGTGAAGCAAATACTCAAAGACTTGTAAATCAAGCTCTTGTTCTTATGACCCTTGGAGGCAATGATTTTGTCAACAACTATTATCTTGTGCCCAATTCTGCGCGATCACGCCAATTTTCTATTCAAGATTATGTCCCTTATTTGATAACAGAATATCGTAAAATCTTGATG AATGTGTATAATCTTGGAGCTCGTCGTGTAATTGTAACTGGAACTGGACCGTTAGGTTGTGTTCCAGCAGAACTAGCTCAACGTAGCAGGAACGGGGAATGTTCACCCGAGTTGCAACGAGCTGCAGGCCTGTTTAACCCACAGCTTACGCAAATGTTGCAGGGGTTAAACAGTGAACTAGGCAGCAATGTTTTTATTGCTGCAAATACACAACAAATGCATACGAATTTCATTAATAATCCACAAGCATATG GATTTATAACATCAAAGGTAGCATGTTGTGGACAAGGACCATATAACGGTCTTGGTCTATGTACACCGCTCTCTAATTTGTGCCCGAATAGAGATGTTTACGCGTTTTGGGATCCATTCCATCCATCTGAGAGGGCAAATAAGATCATTGTGCAGCAAATCATGTCTGGTACGACGGAGTTTATGAATCCAATGAATCTCAGTACAATTCTGGCTATGGATTCACAGGCATAA